In Brachypodium distachyon strain Bd21 chromosome 2, Brachypodium_distachyon_v3.0, whole genome shotgun sequence, one genomic interval encodes:
- the LOC100826549 gene encoding serine/threonine protein phosphatase 2A 57 kDa regulatory subunit B' kappa isoform, whose amino-acid sequence MWKQFIGKLSWKSLKSSPGGGGGSPTAKSHPMSPRENGGSGKPNASPTSPSGVAAAEGRSREDAFIQKVNICCTVYDFADRGKDSPEKERKRQVLMSLVDCIGAAEEPLTEAMMSACVHMFGVNLFRVFPPKVRSGTAASETEEDDPFFDPSWYHLQVVYELLLRFVTSPFVDPKVARKYVDSSFVSKLLDLFDSDDPRERDCLKTVLHRIYGKFMGNRPFIRKAVSNIFYRFVSEADHHNGIAELLEVFGSVISGFAKPLKEEHKLFLWKALIPLHKPKTVGGYLPQLTYCITQFIEKEPKLAGTVIRGLLKYWPITNSQKEMMFLGELEEVLELIDMAEFQKCMVPLFRRIATCLNSSHFQVAERALFLWNNEHLFDMISQNRQVIVPIVYPALERNARWHWNQSVLNVTMNVRKMFFDMDERLLLACQSNFQLEEEKRTAAEERRRLVWKQLERNAQPVVAGSASFPQPSSSVPPVVPTVT is encoded by the exons ATGTGGAAGCAATTTATTGGCAAGCTGTCGTGGAAATCGCTGAAATCTAGCCCTGGAGGCGGAGGGGGCTCGCCTACGGCGAAGTCGCACCCTATGTCTCCCAGGGAAAATGGGGGCTCGGGGAAGCCGAACGCTTCGCCTACGTCGCCCTCAGGGGTCGCTGCAGCCGAGGGGAGGTCCAGGGAGGATGCATTCATCCAGAAGGTGAACATTTGCTGCACGGTATACGACTTTGCTGACCGGGGGAAAGACTCGCCGGAGAAAGAGAGGAAGCGGCAGGTCCTGATGTCCCTCGTTGACTGCATTGGTGCTGCCGAGGAGCCCCTCACAGAGGCGATGATGTCGGCGTGCGTGCACATGTTTGGTGTTAACCTCTTCAGGGTCTTCCCACCCAAGGTGCGATCAGGCACGGCGGCATCCGAGACAGAGGAGGACGACCCATTCTTTGACCCCTCATGGTACCACCTGCAAGTCGTGTATGAATTGCTTCTTCGGTTTGTCACTTCACCGTTCGTTGATCCCAAAGTGGCTAGGAAATATGTAGACAGTTCATTCGTCTCGAAGCTACTTGACCTATTTGATTCTGATGACCCAAGAGAGAGGGACTGCTTGAAGACAGTATTGCATAGGATATATGGAAAGTTCATGGGAAATCGACCGTTCATTCGTAAGGCTGTGAGTAATATCTTCTATAGGTTCGTCTCTGAGGCTGATCATCACAATGGGATAGCCGAGCTGTTGGAGGTGTTTGGCAGTGTAATAAGTGGGTTTGCCAAGCCATTGAAGGAGGAACATAAGTTGTTCCTATGGAAAGCATTAATTCCCCTTCACAAGCCTAAGACAGTGGGCGGATATCTGCCACAGCTGACTTACTGCATAACGCAATTTATTGAGAAGGAACCTAAGCTTGCAGGAACTGTGATCAGAGGTCTGTTGAAGTATTGGCCAATTACCAATAGTCAGAAGGAGATGATGTTTTTGGGGGAGTTGGAAGAGGTGCTCGAGTTAATTGACATGGCTGAGTTCCAGAAGTGCATGGTGCCATTGTTCCGGAGGATTGCAACTTGCCTGAATAGCTCCCACTTCCAG GTTGCAGAGAGAGCCTTATTCTTGTGGAACAATGAACATTTGTTTGATATGATATCCCAAAACCGTCAAGTGATTGTGCCAATTGTATATCCAGCTCTGGAGAGAAATGCCCGCTGGCATTGGAACCAATCGGTTCTCAACGTTACGATGAATGTGAGGAAAATGTTCTTCGACATGGATGAGAGATTGCTCCTGGCTTGTCAGAGCAACTTCCAATTAGAAGAAGAGAAGCGAACTGCAGCCGAGGAGCGTCGAAGGCTTGTCTGGAAGCAACTGGAGCGGAATGCTCAACCAGTGGTAGCTGGTAGTGCGAGCTTTCCACAGCCCTCTTCATCTGTGCCCCCAGTAGTTCCCACTGTGACATGA